The Euphorbia lathyris chromosome 2, ddEupLath1.1, whole genome shotgun sequence genome includes a window with the following:
- the LOC136219126 gene encoding grpE protein homolog 2, mitochondrial isoform X2, whose product MLISRVVLTRVSKSVGRRSLLLLSPSQKQQLPVFSSQIDSLIHQYPSQFLGSQVSSFHHSAFASSLFQRFGFTSSASPEQSAKDQGTTVENDDASANAAPEKTSGDDKPSDQTEDLASGETKESDSDAEGDLSMDDLVKLLQEKEELLKLKHKEIEKMQDKVLRTYAEMENVMDRTKREAENSKKFAVQNFAKSLLDVADNLGRASSVVKESYSKIDPSTDSTGAVPLLKTLLEGVEMTEKQLVEIFRKFGIEKFDPVNEPFDPHRHNAVFQLADASKPPGTVAAVLKPGYVLYDRIIRPAEVGVTKEVEDE is encoded by the exons ATGTTGATATCCAGGGTGGTTTTGACACGCGTTTCCAAGAGCGTGGGTCGGCGctccctcctcctcctctctccGTCTCAGAAGCAGCAGCTTCCGGTCTTTTCCAGTCAGATTGACTCACTTATTCATCAATACCCATCCCAG TTTCTTGGCAGCCAGGTGTCCTCATTTCATCATTCAGCCTTCGCTTCGTCCCTATTTCAACGATTTGGATTTACTTCATCTGCATCCCCTGAACAAAGTGCAAAGGATCAGGGGACAACTGTAGAGAATGATGATGCTTCAGCAAATGCAGCACCAGAGAAAACCAGTGGAGATGATAAGCCTTCTGACCAAACAGAAGATTTAGCTTCTGGAGAGACCAAGGAGTCAG ATTCAGATGCTGAAGGTGATCTTTCAATGGATGATTTGGTGAAGCTTCTCCAAGAAAAGGAAGAGCTTCTGAAGTTAAAGCACAAAGAGATTGAGAAAATGCAGGACAAAGTTCTTCGCACATATGCAGAAATGGAGAATGTCATGGACAGGACAAAACGAGAAGCAGAAAATTCAAAGAAGTTCGCCGTACAG AACTTTGCAAAGAGTCTACTAGATGTTGCGGACAATTTGGGAAGAGCTTCATCGGTTGTCAAAGAAAGTTATTCAAAAATTGACCCATCTACCGACTCAACTGGGGCAGTTCCGCTCCTTAAGACCCTTTTGGAAGGAGTTGAAATGACAGAAAAGCAGCTTGTGGAG AtatttaggaaattcggaatagAAAAGTTTGATCCAGTAAATGAGCCATTTGATCCACACAGGCATAATGCAGTGTTCCAGTTAGCAGATGCTTCTAAGCCCCCAGGCACAGTTGCAGCAGTCCTAAAG CCAGGATATGTGCTTTATGATCGAATAATTAGGCCGGCAGAAGTTGGTGTTACGAAGGAAGTAGAAGATGAATGA
- the LOC136219126 gene encoding grpE protein homolog 2, mitochondrial isoform X1, with the protein MLISRVVLTRVSKSVGRRSLLLLSPSQKQQLPVFSSQIDSLIHQYPSQFLGSQVSSFHHSAFASSLFQRFGFTSSASPEQSAKDQGTTVENDDASANAAPEKTSGDDKPSDQTEDLASGETKESGSDPESQPNVSQSVKRRRRATKRIAFSDSDSDAEGDLSMDDLVKLLQEKEELLKLKHKEIEKMQDKVLRTYAEMENVMDRTKREAENSKKFAVQNFAKSLLDVADNLGRASSVVKESYSKIDPSTDSTGAVPLLKTLLEGVEMTEKQLVEIFRKFGIEKFDPVNEPFDPHRHNAVFQLADASKPPGTVAAVLKPGYVLYDRIIRPAEVGVTKEVEDE; encoded by the exons ATGTTGATATCCAGGGTGGTTTTGACACGCGTTTCCAAGAGCGTGGGTCGGCGctccctcctcctcctctctccGTCTCAGAAGCAGCAGCTTCCGGTCTTTTCCAGTCAGATTGACTCACTTATTCATCAATACCCATCCCAG TTTCTTGGCAGCCAGGTGTCCTCATTTCATCATTCAGCCTTCGCTTCGTCCCTATTTCAACGATTTGGATTTACTTCATCTGCATCCCCTGAACAAAGTGCAAAGGATCAGGGGACAACTGTAGAGAATGATGATGCTTCAGCAAATGCAGCACCAGAGAAAACCAGTGGAGATGATAAGCCTTCTGACCAAACAGAAGATTTAGCTTCTGGAGAGACCAAGGAGTCAGGTTCGGATCCTGAATCTCAACCAAACGTGTCTCAATCTGTCAAAAGAAGGAGAAGAGCTACTAAacgaattgcattttctgattCAGATTCAGATGCTGAAGGTGATCTTTCAATGGATGATTTGGTGAAGCTTCTCCAAGAAAAGGAAGAGCTTCTGAAGTTAAAGCACAAAGAGATTGAGAAAATGCAGGACAAAGTTCTTCGCACATATGCAGAAATGGAGAATGTCATGGACAGGACAAAACGAGAAGCAGAAAATTCAAAGAAGTTCGCCGTACAG AACTTTGCAAAGAGTCTACTAGATGTTGCGGACAATTTGGGAAGAGCTTCATCGGTTGTCAAAGAAAGTTATTCAAAAATTGACCCATCTACCGACTCAACTGGGGCAGTTCCGCTCCTTAAGACCCTTTTGGAAGGAGTTGAAATGACAGAAAAGCAGCTTGTGGAG AtatttaggaaattcggaatagAAAAGTTTGATCCAGTAAATGAGCCATTTGATCCACACAGGCATAATGCAGTGTTCCAGTTAGCAGATGCTTCTAAGCCCCCAGGCACAGTTGCAGCAGTCCTAAAG CCAGGATATGTGCTTTATGATCGAATAATTAGGCCGGCAGAAGTTGGTGTTACGAAGGAAGTAGAAGATGAATGA